Genomic segment of Candidatus Marinarcus aquaticus:
GAAGAAAAATTTGACATCGAAATTCCAGATGAAGATGCTGAAAAAATCTTAACTGTTGGTGACGCTATTAAATACGTTGAAGACCACGCTTAATTTAAATTAAAAAGTCAGTTTTACTGACTTTTTATTTAAAGTATTGAGTTTTTCTCAATATTCTGACAATATTATTGAAAAAATTGAATACTTTAAATAATTTATTAAAATATGGAGCATAAATGAAAAGAGTAGTTGTAACAGGAATTGGTACGATTAATAGTGTGGGACACAACGTTGAAGATTCATTCAAAGCAGTCGTTAATGCAGAGTGTGGAATCGACACAATCACACTGTTTGATGCAAGTGAATACCCAGTTAAAATCGCTGGTGAAGTAAAAGATTTTGATCCTGCTACAGTTATGGATAAAAAAGAGGTTAAAAAAGCAGACCGATTTATTCAACTGGGAATCAAAGCTGCAAACGAAGCAATGAGAGATTCTGGATATATCAGTGAAGAGAATAAAAAAGTAGATGAAAGCCTTTCTGAAAGATTTGGTTTGGTTTCAGCTTCTGGTATTGGTGGTCTGTCTACAATTGAGAAAAACTCGGTTGTATGTGAAACACGAGGACCAAAAAGAATCTCTCCATTTTTTATTCCATCATCTTTAGTAAATATGTTAGGTGGGTTTATCTCAATTGAACACAACTTAAAAGGGCCAAGCCTTTCTCATGTAACTGCGTGTGCCGCTTCAACTCATGCATTAGCAGATGGTGTTAAAACTATTTTATTAAATGGTGCGGACAGAGTTTTAATTGTGGGTGCAGAGAGTGCTATATGTGGTGCTGGTGTTGGTGGATTTGCTGCAATGAAAGCACTCAGTGCTCGAAATGATGATCCTAAAACAGCTTCACGACCATTTGATGCAGAACGAGATGGATTTGTAATGGGTGAAGGTGCGGGGGCATTGGTTCTTGAAACCTTGGAATCAGCTCAAGCAAGAGGTGCAAAAATCTATGCAGAAGTGATTGGTTTTGGTGAAAGTGCCGATGCAAACCACATTACTGCTCCTGTTATGGATGGTCCATTAAGAGCCATGAAAGCTGCAATGGCTATGGCAAAAGAGCATACAGGTGGGGATGTTACTATTGATTATATCAATGCTCATGGGACATCTACTCCT
This window contains:
- a CDS encoding beta-ketoacyl-ACP synthase II, whose translation is MKRVVVTGIGTINSVGHNVEDSFKAVVNAECGIDTITLFDASEYPVKIAGEVKDFDPATVMDKKEVKKADRFIQLGIKAANEAMRDSGYISEENKKVDESLSERFGLVSASGIGGLSTIEKNSVVCETRGPKRISPFFIPSSLVNMLGGFISIEHNLKGPSLSHVTACAASTHALADGVKTILLNGADRVLIVGAESAICGAGVGGFAAMKALSARNDDPKTASRPFDAERDGFVMGEGAGALVLETLESAQARGAKIYAEVIGFGESADANHITAPVMDGPLRAMKAAMAMAKEHTGGDVTIDYINAHGTSTPVGDVNETKAIKELFGENCPPVSSTKGQIGHCLGAAGAIEAIFAIKALTEGVIPPTINLENQDPECTLDYVPNVKREATLTTVMSNNFGFGGTNASVIFKKVN